A genomic region of Carettochelys insculpta isolate YL-2023 chromosome 7, ASM3395843v1, whole genome shotgun sequence contains the following coding sequences:
- the ELOVL3 gene encoding very long chain fatty acid elongase 3 isoform X1, whose product MELLGANLSALPRPREYDFEQRFDELQAIQWMRENWRKSFSFALAYVLLIFGGQHVMKQRRGYDLRMPLVLWSLSLALFSTVGTLRTWGYMGFILSTSGFKRSVCDQSFYTGPVSKFWAYMFVLSKVPELGDTVFIVLRKQRLLFLHWYHHVTVLLYTWYAYKDMVAGGGWFMTMNYGVHAFMYSYYTARAAGLRVPRPFAMVITFTQILQMVMGTVVSVMAYSWMQDGICSTSWEQIFWSSLMYLSYLVLFCHFFREAYLKGRAKSKGA is encoded by the exons atggagctgctgggCGCCAACCTGTCCGCGCTGCCGCGCCCGCGGGAGTACGACTTCGAGCAGCGCTTCGACGAGCTGCAGGCGATCCAGTGGATGCGCGAGAACTG GCGTAAATCCTTCTCCTTTGCCCTGGCGTACGTGCTGCTGATCTTCGGAGGCCAGCATGTCATGAAGCAGCGGAGAGGGTATGACCTGCGCATGCCACTGGTCCTATGGTCGCTCAGCCTGGCCCTGTTCAG CACCGTCGGCACCCTGAGGACATGGGGGTACATGGGATTCATCCTCTCCACCAGTGGATTTAAGCGATCTGTGTGCGATCAAAGCTTCTACACTGGCCCTGTCAGCAAGTTCTGGGCATATATGTTTGTCCTGAGCAAGGTGCCAGAACTGG GCGACACCGTGTTCATCGTTCTCCGGAAACAACGCCTCCTCTTCCTGCACTGGTACCACCACGTCACGGTGCTGCTCTATACCTGGTACGCCTATAAAGACATGGTAGCTGGTGGCGGCTGGTTCATGACCATGAATTACGGCGTCCACGCCTTCATGTACTCCTACTACACGGCACGGGCAGCCGGCCTGAGGGTGCCACGGCCCTTCGCCATGGTGATCACCTTCACCCAGATCCTGCAGATGGTGATGGGCACAGTGGTGAGCGTCATGGCCTACTCCTGGATGCAGGATGGCATCTGCTCCACCTCCTGGGAACAGATCTTCTGGTCGTCCCTCATGTATCTCAGCTACCTAGTGCTTTTCTGCCACTTCTTCCGCGAGGCGTACCTGAAGGGGAGGGCCAAATCGAAAGGGGCCTAA
- the ELOVL3 gene encoding very long chain fatty acid elongase 3 isoform X3: MELLGANLSALPRPREYDFEQRFDELQAIQWMRENWRKSFSFALAYVLLIFGGQHVMKQRRGYDLRMPLVLWSLSLALFSTVGTLRTWGYMGFILSTSGFKRSVCDQSFYTGPVSKFWAYMFVLSKVPELGDTVFIVLRKQRLLFLHWYHHVTVLLYTWYAYKDMVAGGGWFMTMNYGVHAFMYSYYTARAAGLRVPRPFAMVITFTQILQMVMGTVLFH; the protein is encoded by the exons atggagctgctgggCGCCAACCTGTCCGCGCTGCCGCGCCCGCGGGAGTACGACTTCGAGCAGCGCTTCGACGAGCTGCAGGCGATCCAGTGGATGCGCGAGAACTG GCGTAAATCCTTCTCCTTTGCCCTGGCGTACGTGCTGCTGATCTTCGGAGGCCAGCATGTCATGAAGCAGCGGAGAGGGTATGACCTGCGCATGCCACTGGTCCTATGGTCGCTCAGCCTGGCCCTGTTCAG CACCGTCGGCACCCTGAGGACATGGGGGTACATGGGATTCATCCTCTCCACCAGTGGATTTAAGCGATCTGTGTGCGATCAAAGCTTCTACACTGGCCCTGTCAGCAAGTTCTGGGCATATATGTTTGTCCTGAGCAAGGTGCCAGAACTGG GCGACACCGTGTTCATCGTTCTCCGGAAACAACGCCTCCTCTTCCTGCACTGGTACCACCACGTCACGGTGCTGCTCTATACCTGGTACGCCTATAAAGACATGGTAGCTGGTGGCGGCTGGTTCATGACCATGAATTACGGCGTCCACGCCTTCATGTACTCCTACTACACGGCACGGGCAGCCGGCCTGAGGGTGCCACGGCCCTTCGCCATGGTGATCACCTTCACCCAGATCCTGCAGATGGTGATGGGCACAGTG CTCTTCCATTGA
- the ELOVL3 gene encoding very long chain fatty acid elongase 3 isoform X2 has product MELLGANLSALPRPREYDFEQRFDELQAIQWMRENCTVGTLRTWGYMGFILSTSGFKRSVCDQSFYTGPVSKFWAYMFVLSKVPELGDTVFIVLRKQRLLFLHWYHHVTVLLYTWYAYKDMVAGGGWFMTMNYGVHAFMYSYYTARAAGLRVPRPFAMVITFTQILQMVMGTVVSVMAYSWMQDGICSTSWEQIFWSSLMYLSYLVLFCHFFREAYLKGRAKSKGA; this is encoded by the exons atggagctgctgggCGCCAACCTGTCCGCGCTGCCGCGCCCGCGGGAGTACGACTTCGAGCAGCGCTTCGACGAGCTGCAGGCGATCCAGTGGATGCGCGAGAACTG CACCGTCGGCACCCTGAGGACATGGGGGTACATGGGATTCATCCTCTCCACCAGTGGATTTAAGCGATCTGTGTGCGATCAAAGCTTCTACACTGGCCCTGTCAGCAAGTTCTGGGCATATATGTTTGTCCTGAGCAAGGTGCCAGAACTGG GCGACACCGTGTTCATCGTTCTCCGGAAACAACGCCTCCTCTTCCTGCACTGGTACCACCACGTCACGGTGCTGCTCTATACCTGGTACGCCTATAAAGACATGGTAGCTGGTGGCGGCTGGTTCATGACCATGAATTACGGCGTCCACGCCTTCATGTACTCCTACTACACGGCACGGGCAGCCGGCCTGAGGGTGCCACGGCCCTTCGCCATGGTGATCACCTTCACCCAGATCCTGCAGATGGTGATGGGCACAGTGGTGAGCGTCATGGCCTACTCCTGGATGCAGGATGGCATCTGCTCCACCTCCTGGGAACAGATCTTCTGGTCGTCCCTCATGTATCTCAGCTACCTAGTGCTTTTCTGCCACTTCTTCCGCGAGGCGTACCTGAAGGGGAGGGCCAAATCGAAAGGGGCCTAA